From the Cohaesibacter sp. ES.047 genome, the window CGCGAAGCTGTCTCCGCGAAAAACACCAAGTTCTACAAGTATGTGGGGGCGTAACGTTTCAATTAACCAAGCAGCAAATGCCAAGTGCCCATGCCAATCTATCGCTTGAGTAAGCCTTGCTGGATCAAACCGCAAACTGTAGGGTGTTTTGATAATGTTCTTCAACCTTCAGGCCTTCCCAAATACTTGTCGTCGTTGGCACCGGGGTGTTTCACAACCACAGTAGTTACGTCTGTCAGCGCCTCAAATGAGGTTGCGTCCCTTGGCTCGAGGACTAATATGTCTCCATCGCCCCATTCGGCATCACACCATACGCACCCGGCCATTTAAAATCAATGTGATTTCCGTAGCATTTTATGATAGTGTTCTTTCTCCTTATCGCCTTTGCGATAAGTCTTGACTGCAACTTCGCAGTCAGTGGTTTGATAGGCGGCTGGTTTAAAATTACCAACAAACCAGCCTTTTACCATATCTTCCAAACGCATTGTTTTCACTAGGTATTGCTCCTCTGAGATACAGCTTCGTAGCGATCGATTTCCCGTTCGGATTTGAGGGGATGATATTTTTTAATATCCAAAACGGATGAGCCTACCTGCTTTTTGCTCTAGTATGAATTCGTTGAACACGGGGCAAATATAGAATCCACCCTGAACGCTTGCCCCTTTACGAATCATATTTTTTGCGGCGTTTACGAAGTCATGCCCGTGTCGATACCAGTAAAAGCCAACGGTGGCGTTTTGGCTGATGGGGCGCTTTTCAGCAGCTTCCATGACAAAAGCCGCTATCGTCCAGCTTCACATAGGAATATCGCGGGTGGACAGATTTGAAGGTCAGAACGCCTGCAGCAAGGGAGCGTTCTCGAAACCCACCAACAATGTCCGCGAAATTGACATCAATCAACTCATTTGCGTTTATGATCAGCAATTCCTTATCGTTGTCGATGAAGCCAGCGGCAAGTAAAGCAGTGCAAGCTGCACCGCTGGTCGGATTTTCAATTTTGACAACTACGCTTTTCGGTTCCAGCAATCTAAACAACATTATCAAGGTGAAATTTTTCGACGTCCGTTTTGGGCATCGCCACAATTATTTTTTTCAGCTTCCAGACCGGCGCAAGCACTAAGTTGTTTCGCGATTAGGGGCTCGCCATCAAACTCACTTAGGCAGAGGGGATATGAATCGTGGTCGGCGGCTTCTCCAGCCGCTAAAAGCAATACGTTCATAAGGATACAGCCTTCCCTTCAGCATGTTCTATAAAGTTGGTGATCCTGTCCAATGTAACGTCAGTGACTTCATGAACAACAAGGACATGCGCACCGCCGCACGCGCAGCACGTATTCCATTCTCGTTGTCTTCGACGACCAAGCACTCTTCCGGCATGAGGTTCAACGCCTCGATAGCACTGGTGTAAATTGCGGATTGGGTTTGCCTTCCGTGACATCCTCATTGGAGCGGATCACGTCAAGATATTGTTTCAGGCTAGCCTTTTCCATCATCAACTCAATTGTGCTTCGAATTGAATTACTGGCAAGACCAAGCTTGTAGCCTTTCGCCTTGAGTGTGGACAACGCGTATTCATGAACAAAGAGAGGGCGACAGCGTTGGTGAATGATCTCCGTTGTGTAATCTGCTTCATTTCATTGATGAAGCTGTGCAAAGACCGCGGCAGGTTGCGTTCAGCGCTGAGCATCTCCAATTTCTTGCGCGTCGGCAATCCGTCATATGTTGTCAGATGATCAAAACGGCTTATTTCATATCCAAACAACAGAAGCGCTCGGTTAAGTGCTTCATAGTGCCAATCCTTGGCCTCGATTAGAACGCCATCCATATCGAAAATTATGGCTTTGATTCTCATGTGAAATACTCGCGCGCTTGTTCCGGAAAATCGGTGCAAAGGGTGATGTTTTTCCAATGGTTGAATTTGGCAAGTAGGCGCCATTGAGCGTGGTTTGAACGCCTGTGCAGATCTGCGGAAACTACACAAATTGGTTTGCCAAGCTTCAACAATTCCTCAAGCTCGGCTTCGCCGTACCATTCCGCTCCAAAACTATCTAGCCAAATGCCGGTTGCTTGGTCGAGATAAGCGGGTACTTTTTCGACCTCACTGAGGCGCGTATATACTGGCATTTCGAGACGAAAGTAATCCCGCATATCAGGGACGGCCATGTCGAAGACGAAATACTCCGTAATATTTGCTGCCTCCAGTTGTTCCTTCAGGAGCCCCGCCAATCCGTCGGCTTTGATGTTCAAAGCCAAGAGCAAGTGTTTGGGAGCCATCGCCAAAAGTGAGGGCAAGCTCATGTCATACGCAGTTGCTGGATCATGCGCGACCGCTAATTGGCCTTTGCGGTCACGAACGTCTGTTTCGGTGCCGAACTCCAGAGAGAAAGAACGGTTAAAGGCCACATCCCTGTTCTTTTCCAGAGGCTCTTTCCAATAACCGCGGTGGGAAATAATCTTCATTCTTGTACTGCAATTTTCTTTGAAAGAGAAGTTCCAAAAACAAGTTCAAATCAGCCGGAATGCCAAGCCCATACATCCCATCGGCCTCAGACCCGATATTATAGACGCCGATTTTTTCCGACTTTGCGATCAGCAAATTATACGCAGGCGCGACATAAAATTCGCCGTTTACGCGCAGATCTGCTTCAATCATTTCCTCAGCGGCCGACACGAAGTCCGCAGCCATGCTTGAAGTTGTAAATCCCAACGGTCGCTTCGTCGGAAATGACCTGTTTCTCGACGACACAGTTGACATTCCCTGCCGCATCGAAACCAACAAAAGACCACTTTGGATCGTCGGCCTTCATTGTCATTATCAAGCCGTCCAAATTCCCTTCCGCCCATAGCGCCGACGTAATCGTCGATCTTGACATCGACATATTGGTCCGAATTGGCGATCATCAACGGATCGGCGTTATTGATGAAGCTTTTCGCCGCCAAGACCGTACAGGCCGCGCCTTCAGTTAAGCCCTTGACCGCAACAATCTCGCAGCCTGGTGCCCATTTTTCAAGTTTTGGCAGCCAAGTCAAACTTTTCCAGGTGCTCCCTGCTGACAGATGAACACAAAGCGATGTGGCGTGGTCGTGCGCAGGTTTTTGATGACCAGCTTGATCATTGGGACGCCTTGCACTTCGATAAGTGGTTTGGGCAGTTTGTACCCGGCTGCCGCGAACCGGCTTCCCGCGCCAGCCATTGGTATAACAATATTGAGCATCTTATCCCCCTATTTATTTGACAGCCAAATGCCGGACGTACTACTAGCATCTTTCAAAGACAATACAATATTTAGATGGGGTTTGGGTCGGTCGATTTTCGCTTTGTTCGAAAGTAAGGGAGTAGGATTGCCAATGCTAAGAAGGTTAGAATGTTTGCCGGAAGGGCTGAAGTGGCATTTAGAAAATTGACTTCAAGGCACGACTCGACTGGTCTGGCGGACGGTCAAACTGAGCTCTTGTTTTTAGGGTGGGAGGCTCTGGGGCAGAACCACCAAGAAGAGGCACTTGATAAATTTAATCGGTGCATTTCTGTCGATCCGGACAATCTCAGTGCTTACATCGGCATTTTGGAAGGTCTGCACGCGCTGAAGAAATTTCAAAATGTGAAAAGATGTTTTGAAGCGATAGAGTTGGATAGTACCTTATAAGGGGTCAGAACAAGATTTATTTCCGCGAACCCGCATGATGGTCTGCCTACTAGTGGCAAATAGTGACAAATTTCCTGGCGATTGCCGAAGCACTCATGCCCTTTTGCGAGCTCGTCTCGCACATCCTGCTTCTATTTTTTGCTGAGCGTTGCGGGGACACCGAGGGTTTTGCCTTCCGATTTTGCGCGTTTCAGGTCGGATTGCCTGATGATAGTGGCGAGTAAAATGAAGCAATATAATTAATCTATTTGTCACACCGGAATTTTCGGTTATCACAAAGACACAATATGCAAAATTTACATGTTCCAATTGTTAAGCGATGAGAGGTCACTCTTTGCACGTCACGCCTACCAAAATTCCGGGCCTCGTTTCTATTTCGCCGGTGCACCATGGCGATCACCGAGGGTATTTCTGCGAGGTCTTCAAGGATGGCTGGTTTTCGGGAGAATGTTGCCGATGTAACTTTCGTGCAGGACAATGAATCGCTGTCCGCCGATGTCGGCACGATGCGGGGGCTGCATTTTCAGCTTGATCCGTTTGCGCAAGGCAAGCTGGTGCGCTGCATCAAGGGCGCGCTTTTCGATGTCGCGGTTGATATCCGGCATGG encodes:
- a CDS encoding HAD hydrolase-like protein, with the protein product MRIKAIIFDMDGVLIEAKDWHYEALNRALLLFGYEISRFDHLTTYDGLPTRKKLEMLSAERNLPRSLHSFINEMKQITQRRSFTNAVALSLFMNTRCPHSRRKATSLVLPVIQFEAQLS
- a CDS encoding phosphodiesterase, yielding MKIISHRGYWKEPLEKNRDVAFNRSFSLEFGTETDVRDRKGQLAVAHDPATAYDMSLPSLLAMAPKHLLLALNIKADGLAGLLKEQLEAANITEYFVFDMAVPDMRDYFRLEMPVYTRLSEVEKVPAYLDQATGIWLDSFGAEWYGEAELEELLKLGKPICVVSADLHRRSNHAQWRLLAKFNHWKNITLCTDFPEQAREYFT